One Brassica napus cultivar Da-Ae chromosome C2, Da-Ae, whole genome shotgun sequence DNA window includes the following coding sequences:
- the LOC106380187 gene encoding protein DETOXIFICATION 27, giving the protein MRGRGEEESESRVPLLESPNTAKEDGGGLKKRVWVETKKLWQIVGPAIFTRLSAYSMLVISQAFAGHLGELELAAISIVNNVIVGFNFGLLLGMASALETLCGQAFGARKYYMLGVYMQRSWIVLFFCCLLLLPTYLFTTPVLKFIGQPDDIAELSGVLSVWAIPLHFAYPLSFPLQRFLQCQLKNHVTAYAAAVSLVVHFLVSWLFVDGLKLGVVGTMATVSISWWVNVLIILAYTVCGGCPLTWTGFSSEAFTGLWEFLKLSASSGVMLCLENWYYRILIIMTGNLHNARIAVDSLSICMSINGWEMMIPLAFFAGTGVRVANELGAGNGKGARFATIVSVTQSLIIGLFFWVIIMLFHNQIAWIFSSSEAVLAAVNKLTVLLALTVFLNSVQPVLSGVAVGSGWQSYVAYINLGCYYCIGIPLGILMGWIFKFGVMGIWAGMIFGGTAVQTIILILITMRCEWEKEAQIAQARVNKWSKTIE; this is encoded by the exons ATGAGAGGAAggggagaagaagaatcagagtCAAGGGTTCCACTGTTGGAAAGCCCTAACACGGCGAAAGAAGACGGTGGAGGATTGAAGAAGAGAGTTTGGGTTGAGACAAAGAAGCTATGGCAAATCGTTGGCCCTGCGATATTTACTAGATTATCGGCATACTCGATGCTTGTAATAAGTCAAGCTTTCGCTGGTCATCTCGGAGAACTCGAACTAGCTGCAATATCCATCGTTAATAACGTCATCGTTGGCTTCAACTTCGGCCTCTTA CTTGGGATGGCGAGTGCGTTGGAAACGCTGTGTGGACAAGCCTTTGGAGCGAGGAAGTATTACATGTTAGGAGTTTATATGCAACGTTCTTGGATTGTTCTATTCTTTTGTTGTCTCTTGTTATTACCTACTTATCTTTTCACAACTCCGGTTCTCAAATTTATCGGTCAACCAGACGATATCGCCGAGCTTTCTGGCGTCTTGTCTGTATGGGCCATCCCTCTTCATTTCGCTTACCCTCTGTCCTTCCCGCTTCAACGTTTCCTCCAGTGCCAGCTCAAAAACCAC GTGACTGCGTATGCGGCTGCGGTTTCATTGGTGGTTCACTTTTTAGTGAGTTGGTTGTTCGTGGATGGGCTTAAACTCGGAGTTGTTGGAACTATGGCTACTGTTAGCATCTCTTGGTGGGTCAACGTTCTTATTATCTTAGCTTACACCGTTTGCGGCGGCTGTCCACTCACTTGGACCGGCTTCTCTTCCGAAGCCTTCACCGGGCTTTGGGAGTTTCTCAAACTCTCCGCTTCTTCCGGCGTCATGCTTTG TTTGGAAAATTGGTATTACCGGATTTTGATTATAATGACTGGAAATCTTCATAATGCTCGAATAGCCGTTGACTCTTTGTCTATATG CATGTCGATAAATGGATGGGAGATGATGATTCCCCTCGCTTTCTTCGCCGGAACCGG TGTACGAGTGGCGAACGAATTAGGAGCAGGTAATGGAAAAGGAGCAAGATTTGCAACGATTGTATCAGTGACACAATCGTTGATAATCGGATTATTCTTTTGGGTGATAATAATGCTTTTCCATAACCAAATTGCTTGGATCTTCTCATCAAGCGAAGCCGTTTTAGCAGCCGTTAATAAACTCACTGTTCTATTAGCTCTCACCGTTTTTCTTAATAGCGTTCAACCGGTACTATCCG GTGTCGCGGTTGGATCGGGTTGGCAATCATACGTTGCATATATAAACTTAGGATGTTACTATTGCATtggaattccacttggaattttaATGGGTTGGATTTTTAAATTCGGTGTCATG GGTATTTGGGCTGGTATGATATTTGGAGGAACCGCAGTTCAgacaataattttaattttgatcaCAATGAGATGTGAATGGGAAAAGGAG GCGCAGATAGCACAAGCACGTGTTAACAAATGGTCCAAAACAATAGAATGA